A genomic window from Nicotiana sylvestris chromosome 11, ASM39365v2, whole genome shotgun sequence includes:
- the LOC104212397 gene encoding uncharacterized protein isoform X2 encodes MVRLLSCLLRRNSQVKERSAEERAQKIPHQHLLVRKVQPMSQKKTETASEKAAKKNNVNESEDESEQEKDADEEEPEEESTSGVPDKLSPSDSEFCKRFGTDLTPRKSHIRIMIGYQLIQVGAEDDDNED; translated from the exons ATGGTACGACTGTTGAGTTGCTTGCTGAGAAGGAACAG TCAAGTAAAGGAAAGAAGCGCAGAAGAGAGAGCACAAAAAATCCCTCATCAGCATCTGTTAGTTCGAAAGGTTCAGCCAATG AGCCAAAAGAAGACCGAAACGGCATCAGAAAAGGCTGCGAAGAAGAATAATGTAAATGAGTCAGAAGATGAATCTGAGCAGGAAAAAGATGCCGATGAGGAGGAACCTGAAGAGGAATCAACTAGCGGTGTTCCTGATAAATTGAGTCCAAGTGACTCTGAATTTT GCAAGCGGTTTGGAACAGATCTCACTCCCAGAAAATCGCATATACGCATTATGATCGGGTATCAGCTTATTCAGGTAGGTGCTGAGGATGATGATAATGAAGACTAA
- the LOC104212397 gene encoding uncharacterized protein isoform X1, with amino-acid sequence MVRLLSCLLRRNSQVKERSAEERAQKIPHQHLLVRKVQPMSQKKTETASEKAAKKNNVNESEDESEQEKDADEEEPEEESTSGVPDKLSPSDSEFCSAFSVSFYLLGISSFDVFFSIILFATLLRHCIFEFSYIQSGKRFGTDLTPRKSHIRIMIGYQLIQVGAEDDDNED; translated from the exons ATGGTACGACTGTTGAGTTGCTTGCTGAGAAGGAACAG TCAAGTAAAGGAAAGAAGCGCAGAAGAGAGAGCACAAAAAATCCCTCATCAGCATCTGTTAGTTCGAAAGGTTCAGCCAATG AGCCAAAAGAAGACCGAAACGGCATCAGAAAAGGCTGCGAAGAAGAATAATGTAAATGAGTCAGAAGATGAATCTGAGCAGGAAAAAGATGCCGATGAGGAGGAACCTGAAGAGGAATCAACTAGCGGTGTTCCTGATAAATTGAGTCCAAGTGACTCTGAATTTTGTAGTGCTTTCTCTGTTTCTTTTTATCTTCTGGGGATCTCATCATTCGATGTGTTCTTCTCTATAATCCTTTTTGCTACACTATTACGCCATTGCATATTCGAGTTTTCATATATCCAGAGTG GCAAGCGGTTTGGAACAGATCTCACTCCCAGAAAATCGCATATACGCATTATGATCGGGTATCAGCTTATTCAGGTAGGTGCTGAGGATGATGATAATGAAGACTAA